In Lathyrus oleraceus cultivar Zhongwan6 chromosome 2, CAAS_Psat_ZW6_1.0, whole genome shotgun sequence, the DNA window GACAACCTCCTTAGTTCAGAAGATAAATACCAAATAGATTCAGCCGTAAAAATAGAATCTAACGAAGAGATTTGTGTTACAACCCTCTTATACGCTATTACTAAGTTCTTTGTAGGAGAACCCCTTAAACTCCAACAAAGAGCAGCTGACCAATTGCTAAACCTTTATTGTCCAACCATGTCTGATTATAGGTGGTATAGAGATATGTTCTTATCTAAACTATGTCTTGGGTCGGATGGTGCGGCAGATTATTGGAAAGAAAGATTTATTAGTGGTTTACGTAGGTTATTTGCAAAAAAGGTAAAAATTAATATTAAGCAAAACTTTAATGGAACGATCCCCTATCAGTCATTAACCATTGGAAAATTATATAATTATGTAATTGAAACTGGGATACAAATTTGTACAAATTATAAATTACAAAATAAGATTAAGAATAAAAAGGCTAGTAATAGGCGTGAAATGGGATCATTTTGCGAGCAATATGGAGCTACTCCTTTAAGAGCTCCGAGTAAGTCCAAGAATAAAAAACCTGCTAGTAAAGGAAGAAATAACTTCCGTTATCATAAGAAGCAATTTTACAAAGACAAGCCAGAATTTTATAAAAAACCTTACAAGAAAAATTATGGTAAGAAACCTTACCgaaaatataataataaatcTAAACCCAAGGATAAAGATGTTAAATGCTATAAGTGTGGTCGTTTTGGCCATTATGCTAATAAATGTAAGGTTCAAGAAAAATTTAATCAACTGAGTAACTTAGACCTTTCAGAAGAGTTAAAAGAAAGCTTAATAACTACTTTAAATAACATCTTGTTTAACTCGAAGGAAGAAGGGTCGTCAACATCTAAAGAATCTTCTTACGAAGAAATACATCAAATTGACAATTCTGAAAAAATGgatgatgattttgatgaatGTTTAGGCCTAGATTTCTGTAGTTGTGACAATTGCAACAAAATAATTAATGTTTTAACAAATAATCAAGCGAATACTTTGAAAGGAATATTAGACAAAATGGAAAGTTCAGAAAGTAAGAATGCTTTCATGAGACAAATTAAAATCATATTTCCAAAAAGAATATTCACAAAGTagaattaaatttttttatgGATTTATTTAAGAAACCGGTTGAAAAAACTGTTTCTATTAAAGATTTACAAGAAGAAATTAgtaatttaaaaaatgaaattcTAATTCTAAAAACCATGGATGGTGAGATAGAAATTAAACTTTTAGAGTTACAAGAAAACATGATTATTCAGAATCAATCCAATAAAAATTTAGCCTCATCTAGCTTAACCAAAAATAATGAAGAAACTATTATTCTGATTAATGAAGATGGGTATATTAACAAAATAGAAAAATTAATATCTCATAAATGGTATAGTAAAATAAATCTCATTGTTAAAGATAAAACTTATGAATTAATTGCTTTGATTGATTCAGGAGCAGATTTAAATTGCATCCAAGAAGAGTTGATCCCAACCCAATATTATGAAAAAACCAAAGAATCTTTAAGAGGAGCCAATGGTAATAGATAACAAGTTTCTTACAAATTATCAGGTGCTAAAATTTGTAAAGATCAGATTTGTTATAGAACCTCTTTTCTTTTAGTAAGAAATATTCATGAGTCCATTATTCTAGGGACCCCTTTTCTAGCTTTACTCTACCCTTTCACAGTTAATAATGCAGCTATAACCACTAATGCTTTAGGGCGTGAAATTAAATTTGAATTCTCAGAACCACCTAAGATTAGGGATCTTAACTCTATCCAGAGTAAGGTTATatcatttattaatcaaattaataataaaagaaaacaaattaaTTTCATTAATAAAGAAATACACTATAAAAAGATAGAACATCAACTGCAATCTCCAAGTATTCAAGAAAAAATTAAATGTATACAAAATAAATTCATTAAAGATCTTTGCTCAGAACAACCTAATGCTTTCTTGAAAAGAAAAGTGCATACTGTCTGATTACCCTATGAACCTGACTTTAAGGAAGCAAATATCCCAACTAAAGCCACACCAATacaaatgaataaataaaatttagactattgtaaaaaagaaataaaagattTCTTAGACAAGGGATTGATTAGGCCCAGTAAGTCTCCTTGGAGTTGCTCCACTTTCTATGTTACCAATGCTTCTGAGCTAGAAAGAGGAAGTCCTCGGTTAGTAATAAATTACAAACCCTTAAATAAAGCATTACAATGGATTATGTATCCCATACCTAATAAAAAGGATTTGATAAACAGATTACATAATAAAAGTATATTTTCAAAGTTTGATCTTAAATCTGGATATTATCAAATACAATTAAAGGAAGAAGATAAATATAAACCGCTTTTGTGGTGCCCTTTGGTCACTATGAATGGAATGTCATGCCTTTAGGATTAAAAAATGCTCCTTCTGAGTTCCAAAATATTATGAATACTATATTTAATGATTACTCACACTTCACCATAGTCTATTTAGATGACATATTAGTATTTTCAGATTCTATAAATCAGCATATACAACATATGAATCTATTTTATGTGATAATTTAAGAGAATGGGTTAGTCTTGTCTGAAAAGAAACTTAAAATATTTCAATCTAAAGTAAGACTTTTGGGTTTTGATATTTCCCAAGATATGTATACCCTCATTAGTAGATCTTTAGAATTTATTAATAAAGTCCCAGATGAACTAAAGGATAAAACCCAGTTCCAGAGAATGGGCGGATGAGCCCCGAGACCTAAAACCCGAAACTATTATCCTAGGTCTTCATTTGCTGATGTGCAATTTGAAGAAAGAAGTAGTTTTATAGAAAATAATTATTCAGGAGAATCCATTGTCGAGTGGAATATCGATGGTGCGTCTGAACAACAAGTTTTTGATACAATACAAAACATGACCATGGCTGCTACTGCCTTCAAACTTAAAGGAAATACGGATAAACATACTAAAGAGATATTAGTTATGGGATTTACCGGACAATTAAAAGGATGGTGGGACAACCTCCTTAGTTCAGAAGATAAATACCAAATAGATTCAGCCGTAAAAATAGAATCTAACGAAGAGATTTGTGTTACAACCCTCTTATACGCTATTACTAAGTTCTTTGTAGGAGAACCCCTTAAACTCCAACAAAGAGCAGCTGACCAATTGCTAAACCTTTATTGTCCAACCATGTCTGATTATAGGTGGTATAGAGATATGTTCTTATCTAAACTATGTCTTGGGTCGGATGGTGCGGCAGATTATTGGAAAGAAAGATTTATTAGTGGTTTACGTAGGTTATTTGCAAAAAAGGTAAAAATTAATATTAAGCAAAACTTTAATGGAACGATCCCCTATCAGTCATTAACCATTGGAAAATTATATAATTATGTAATTGAAACTGGGATACAAATTTGTACAAATTATAAATTACAAAATAAGATTAAGAATAAAAAGGCTAGTAATAGGCGTGAAATGGGATCATTTTGCGAGCAATATGGAGCTACTCCTTTAAGAGCTCCGAGTAAGTCCAAGAATAAAAAACCTGCTAGTAAAGGAAGAAATAACTTCCGTTATCATAAGAAGCAATTTTACAAAGACAAGCCAGAATTTTATAAAAAACCTTACAAGAAAAATTATGGTAAGAAACCTTACCgaaaatataataataaatcTAAACCCAAGGATAAAGATGTTAAATGCTATAAGTGTGGTCGTTTTGGCCATTATGCTAATAAATGTAAGGTTCAAGAAAAATTTAATCAACTGAGTAACTTAGACCTTTCAGAAGAGTTAAAAGAAAGCTTAATAACTACTTTAAATAACATCTTGTTTAACTCGAAGGAAGAAGGGTCGTCAACATCTAAAGAATCTTCTTACGAAGAAATACATCAAATTGACAATTCTGAAAAAATGgatgatgattttgatgaatGTTTAGGCCTAGATTTCTGTAGTTGTGACAATTGCAACAAAATAATTAATGTTTTAACAAATAATCAAGCGAATACTTTGAAAGGAATATTAGACAAAATGGAAAGTTCAGAAAGTAAGAATGCTTTCATGAGACAAATTAAAATCATATTTCCAAAAAGAATATTCACAAAGTagaattaaatttttttatgGATTTATTTAAGAAACCGGTTGAAAAAACTGTTTCTATTAAAGATTTACAAGAAGAAATTAgtaatttaaaaaatgaaattcTAATTCTAAAAACCATGGATGGTGAGATAGAAATTAAACTTTTAGAGTTACAAGAAACATGATTATTCAGAATCAATCCAATAAAAATTTAGCCTCATCTAGCTTAACCAAAAATAATGAAGAAACTATTATTCTGATTAATGAAGATGGGTATATTAACAAAATAGAAAAATTAATATCTCATAAATGGTATAGTAAAATAAATCTCATTGTTAAAGATAAAACTTATGAATTAATTGCTTTGATTGATTCAGGAGCAGATTTAAATTGCATCCAAGAAGAGTTGATCCCAACCCAATATTATGAAAAAACCAAAGAATCTTTAAGAGGAGCCAATGGTAATAGATAACAAGTTTCTTACAAATTATCAGGTGCTAAAATTTGTAAAGATCAGATTTGTTATAGAACCTCTTTTCTTTTAGTAAGAAATATTCATGAGTCCATTATTCTAGGGACCCCTTTTCTAGCTTTACTCTACCCTTTCACAGTTAATAATGCAGCTATAACCACTAATGCTTTAGGGCGTGAAATTAAATTTGAATTCTCAGAACCACCTAAGATTAGGGATCTTAACTCTATCCAGAGTAAGGTTATatcatttattaatcaaattaataataaaagaaaacaaattaaTTTCATTAATAAAGAAATACACTATAAAAAGATAGAACATCAACTGCAATCTCCAAGTATTCAAGAAAAAATTAAATGTATACAAAATAAATTCATTAAAGATCTTTGCTCAGAACAACCTAATGCTTTCTTGAAAAGAAAAGTGCATACTGTCTGATTACCCTATGAACCTGACTTTAAGGAAGCAAATATCCCAACTAAAGCCACACCAATacaaatgaataaataaaatttagactattgtaaaaaagaaataaaagattTCTTAGACAAGGGATTGATTAGGCCCAGTAAGTCTCCTTGGAGTTGCTCCACTTTCTATGTTACCAATGCTTCTGAGCTAGAAAGAGGAAGTCCTCGGTTAGTAATAAATTACAAACCCTTAAATAAAGCATTACAATGGATTATGTATCCCATACCTAATAAAAAGGATTTGATAAACAGATTACATAATAAAAGTATATTTTCAAAGTTTGATCTTAAATCTGGATATTATCAAATACAATTAAAGGAAGAAGATAAATATAAACCGCTTTTGTGGTGCCCTTTGGTCACTATGAATGGAATGTCATGCCTTTAGGATTAAAAAATGCTCCTTCTGAGTTCCAAAATATTATGAATACTATATTTAATGATTACTCACACTTCACCATAGTCTATTTAGATGACATATTAGTATTTTCAGATTCTATAAATCAGCATATACAACATATGAATCTATTTTATGTGA includes these proteins:
- the LOC127121861 gene encoding uncharacterized protein LOC127121861 — its product is MAATAFKLKGNTDKHTKEILVMGFTGQLKGWWDNLLSSEDKYQIDSAVKIESNEEICVTTLLYAITKFFVGEPLKLQQRAADQLLNLYCPTMSDYRWYRDMFLSKLCLGSDGAADYWKERFISGLRRLFAKKVKINIKQNFNGTIPYQSLTIGKLYNYVIETGIQICTNYKLQNKIKNKKASNRREMGSFCEQYGATPLRAPSKSKNKKPASKGRNNFRYHKKQFYKDKPEFYKKPYKKNYGKKPYRKYNNKSKPKDKDVKCYKCGRFGHYANKCKVQEKFNQLSNLDLSEELKESLITTLNNILFNSKEEGSSTSKESSYEEIHQIDNSEKMDDDFDECLGLDFCSCDNCNKIINVLTNNQANTLKGILDKMESSESKNAFMRQIKIIFPKRIFTK
- the LOC127121860 gene encoding uncharacterized protein LOC127121860 encodes the protein MAATAFKLKGNTDKHTKEILVMGFTGQLKGWWDNLLSSEDKYQIDSAVKIESNEEICVTTLLYAITKFFVGEPLKLQQRAADQLLNLYCPTMSDYRWYRDMFLSKLCLGSDGAADYWKERFISGLRRLFAKKVKINIKQNFNGTIPYQSLTIGKLYNYVIETGIQICTNYKLQNKIKNKKASNRREMGSFCEQYGATPLRAPSKSKNKKPASKGRNNFRYHKKQFYKDKPEFYKKPYKKNYGKKPYRKYNNKSKPKDKDVKCYKCGRFGHYANKCKVQEKFNQLSNLDLSEELKESLITTLNNILFNSKEEGSSTSKESSYEEIHQIDNSEKMDDDFDECLGLDFCSCDNCNKIINVLTNNQANTLKGILDKMESSESKNAFMRQIKIIFPKRIFTK